One segment of Natronosalvus halobius DNA contains the following:
- a CDS encoding AIR synthase family protein, which translates to MDELGKADREFFDQYLYPNLGAEREDVRLAPQHGVDFGVVDVGGTAVAMATDPVFLMPSLGFERAAWFAFHILFSDVAVSGLEPAYLSVDFNLPPEITDEQFETVWETFDREARDLGVSVVTGHTARYAGCNYPMVGGATVVAVGDHDELIRPDGARPGDHVLVTKGPAIETTGLLAIQYESLLAERMDPDALEAAKDRYYDMSPIQEAMLAAEVGGDAVTAMHDATEGGVYGGLFEMARSAGVGMRIDRDRVPIMPGVRETCEAVGVDPWISISEGTLLATVAPDGVDDVLEALEVEGIPAAVVGEVTDGEGVVVDGETIDHPGTDPFWGTFERLAGEASSGDESRERGENGSGDGDANGGDDR; encoded by the coding sequence ATGGACGAACTCGGCAAGGCCGACCGGGAATTCTTCGATCAGTACCTCTACCCGAACCTGGGTGCCGAGCGCGAGGACGTGCGACTCGCACCGCAACACGGCGTCGACTTCGGCGTCGTCGATGTCGGCGGCACCGCCGTGGCGATGGCGACCGATCCCGTCTTCCTCATGCCCTCGCTGGGCTTCGAGCGGGCGGCGTGGTTCGCCTTCCACATCCTCTTCAGCGACGTGGCCGTCTCGGGGCTCGAGCCCGCGTACCTGAGCGTCGACTTCAATCTCCCGCCGGAGATCACCGACGAGCAGTTCGAGACCGTCTGGGAGACGTTCGACCGGGAGGCGCGCGACCTGGGCGTCTCGGTCGTCACGGGCCACACTGCTCGCTACGCCGGGTGCAACTACCCGATGGTCGGGGGCGCGACCGTCGTCGCCGTCGGGGACCACGACGAACTGATTCGCCCTGACGGCGCTCGACCGGGCGACCACGTCCTGGTGACGAAGGGGCCGGCCATCGAGACGACCGGCTTGCTGGCAATTCAGTACGAGTCCCTGCTCGCAGAGCGGATGGACCCCGACGCGCTCGAGGCCGCGAAAGACCGCTACTACGACATGAGCCCCATCCAGGAGGCGATGCTCGCGGCAGAGGTCGGTGGCGACGCCGTCACAGCAATGCACGACGCGACCGAGGGTGGCGTCTACGGCGGCCTGTTCGAGATGGCCCGGTCGGCGGGCGTCGGGATGCGGATCGACCGCGACCGCGTGCCGATCATGCCCGGCGTCCGCGAGACCTGCGAAGCCGTCGGCGTCGACCCCTGGATTTCGATCAGCGAAGGGACGCTGCTCGCGACGGTCGCTCCGGATGGTGTCGACGACGTGCTCGAGGCGCTCGAAGTCGAGGGAATCCCGGCGGCGGTCGTCGGCGAGGTCACGGACGGCGAGGGTGTGGTCGTCGACGGCGAGACGATCGACCACCCCGGGACGGACCCGTTCTGGGGAACCTTCGAACGATTGGCCGGGGAAGCCTCGAGCGGGGACGAATCGAGAGAACGAGGCGAGAACGGATCGGGAGACGGGGACGCGAACGGAGGCGACGACCGATGA
- a CDS encoding PQQ-binding-like beta-propeller repeat protein — protein sequence MGKWQRRSFLATGAVLSTGVGLASSGAGDADDGDDPSNVDGSLDAKLPDSTRQPNSDMNEDWASYRGDAGQTRCIADGHDFDGDALAPVWSVDHDGSVAVADDTVYTSTADGVVALDAEDGTLVWENTDVLAHDPAVAGGVVCLTTDEGVVALDRSDGAVRWEASFDPADSVTRHAVAYDAAFVVVDGTLYALEVDDGSIRWERESVALESPASPDGSFEFSRAPAAANGVVYAATQRTVLALEPQTGDEVWRKEEVYQDVESPIHANESAVVVDWWSDLEQGVHDPQTGEVRGLITSETDHEVSIGEDMYTTGDIFNLYGGSLEDCEHEWEVPCEYNAGQAVISGETVYVYFGRAEGDTGDYDQELAALDKDDGTEKWAISKDDAPIGYVRAISGDTLYVDHEGDLVAFREGAPDDGC from the coding sequence ATGGGAAAATGGCAACGCCGTTCCTTCCTCGCAACTGGTGCAGTACTGTCGACCGGCGTCGGACTCGCCTCGTCCGGGGCGGGAGACGCCGACGACGGTGACGACCCCTCCAATGTCGACGGATCACTCGACGCGAAGCTTCCGGACTCGACTCGCCAACCGAACTCCGATATGAACGAAGACTGGGCATCCTACCGCGGCGACGCGGGACAGACCAGGTGCATCGCCGACGGACACGACTTCGATGGAGACGCACTCGCCCCTGTCTGGTCGGTCGACCACGACGGCTCGGTCGCCGTCGCCGACGACACGGTGTACACTTCGACCGCCGACGGCGTCGTTGCACTGGACGCCGAGGACGGGACACTCGTCTGGGAGAACACGGATGTCCTCGCGCACGACCCCGCGGTCGCCGGCGGAGTGGTCTGTCTGACCACCGACGAGGGCGTCGTGGCGCTCGACCGATCCGACGGCGCCGTCCGCTGGGAGGCATCCTTCGATCCGGCGGACTCGGTTACCCGGCACGCAGTGGCCTACGACGCCGCGTTCGTCGTCGTCGATGGAACCCTCTACGCCCTCGAGGTCGACGACGGCTCGATTCGGTGGGAACGGGAGTCGGTCGCACTCGAGTCACCCGCCAGCCCGGACGGGTCGTTCGAGTTCTCCAGGGCCCCCGCCGCGGCGAACGGCGTCGTCTACGCCGCGACCCAACGAACCGTCCTCGCACTGGAGCCCCAAACTGGGGACGAAGTCTGGCGAAAGGAGGAAGTCTATCAGGACGTCGAAAGCCCGATCCACGCGAACGAGAGCGCGGTCGTCGTCGACTGGTGGTCGGACCTCGAGCAGGGCGTACACGATCCGCAGACGGGCGAAGTGAGAGGCCTGATCACGTCGGAGACGGACCACGAGGTCTCAATCGGCGAGGACATGTACACCACCGGTGACATCTTCAACCTCTACGGCGGTTCTCTCGAGGATTGCGAGCACGAGTGGGAGGTCCCCTGTGAATACAACGCCGGACAGGCCGTTATCAGCGGCGAGACCGTCTACGTCTACTTCGGACGTGCCGAAGGGGATACGGGCGACTACGACCAGGAACTCGCCGCCCTGGACAAGGACGACGGAACCGAGAAGTGGGCTATTTCGAAGGACGATGCCCCTATCGGGTACGTTCGGGCGATCAGCGGCGACACGCTGTACGTCGATCACGAGGGAGACCTGGTCGCGTTCAGGGAGGGTGCGCCCGACGACGGCTGCTGA
- a CDS encoding tRNA-binding protein, whose protein sequence is MPESPFDVEIRIGEIVRAESFPEARKPHMTKLWIDIGSGSDSDSDSDTGDDFVRSAGQHDYHYDPKELIGRRVLCATNLGSVRIAGFKSEVLTVGVPSDEGYPVLVTPDSEVDADVPLGGVLY, encoded by the coding sequence ATGCCGGAGAGTCCGTTCGACGTCGAGATTCGTATCGGAGAGATCGTCCGTGCGGAGTCGTTTCCCGAGGCGCGAAAGCCGCACATGACGAAACTGTGGATCGACATCGGTTCCGGTTCCGATTCCGATTCCGATTCAGACACCGGTGACGATTTCGTTCGATCGGCCGGCCAGCACGACTACCACTACGATCCTAAGGAACTGATCGGTCGCCGGGTTCTCTGTGCGACGAACCTCGGGAGCGTTCGCATCGCCGGGTTCAAATCCGAGGTTCTCACCGTAGGCGTTCCGAGCGACGAGGGATACCCCGTGCTCGTGACCCCCGACTCCGAAGTTGACGCGGACGTGCCACTTGGCGGCGTCCTCTACTGA
- a CDS encoding DUF5799 family protein, translated as MGTEWTDRIVSERMTVDREFSTRVQSSRFSSQEWSLIMTATEFEIENPEDLETARMVANTDKIDQILPELENVRSQVGAMGGAPGGSNDSGGGVLDSIKGALGMGGESSHDAEREAAEALTQEYAEKLQARLEENGRWEGICATAAE; from the coding sequence ATGGGAACCGAGTGGACCGACCGGATCGTCAGCGAGCGCATGACCGTCGACCGGGAGTTCTCGACGCGGGTCCAGAGCTCGCGCTTTTCGAGCCAGGAGTGGAGCCTAATTATGACCGCGACCGAGTTCGAAATCGAGAACCCAGAAGACCTCGAAACCGCGCGCATGGTCGCCAATACCGACAAGATCGACCAGATCCTGCCGGAACTCGAGAACGTCCGCTCTCAGGTCGGCGCGATGGGCGGTGCCCCAGGGGGTAGCAACGACTCGGGCGGGGGCGTGCTCGATTCGATCAAGGGCGCCCTCGGGATGGGCGGTGAAAGCTCTCACGACGCCGAACGCGAGGCTGCCGAGGCGCTCACCCAGGAGTACGCCGAGAAACTGCAGGCCCGCCTCGAGGAAAACGGCCGCTGGGAGGGGATCTGTGCGACTGCGGCGGAGTGA
- a CDS encoding DUF7557 family protein, giving the protein MPQVELDEKTIERLDALRIEDESYDELVIELINIYESSERTLFHAGD; this is encoded by the coding sequence ATGCCCCAGGTCGAACTCGACGAGAAAACCATCGAGCGGCTGGATGCTCTGCGGATCGAAGACGAGTCCTACGACGAACTCGTGATCGAACTGATCAACATCTACGAGTCGAGTGAGCGAACGCTGTTTCACGCGGGCGATTGA
- a CDS encoding DUF7545 family protein — MTDDIETTTFSIEADDGDADTDEVTLPTGLVDLLAEEGQGEAETVADITLLSFASRAHHLVHHGEDPGEDLEAQEERVMDLFEERFGVSFAEATGHHH; from the coding sequence ATGACAGACGACATCGAGACGACCACGTTTTCGATCGAAGCCGACGACGGAGACGCCGACACCGACGAGGTCACGCTCCCGACCGGCCTGGTCGACCTCCTCGCGGAGGAGGGTCAGGGTGAGGCCGAGACCGTCGCGGACATCACCCTGCTCTCGTTCGCGAGCCGCGCCCACCACCTCGTCCACCACGGCGAGGATCCAGGCGAGGACCTCGAGGCCCAGGAGGAGCGCGTCATGGACCTCTTCGAGGAGCGCTTCGGCGTCTCGTTCGCGGAAGCGACGGGCCACCACCACTGA
- a CDS encoding biotin transporter BioY, producing the protein MATSTENVDLVGGDVVRSFARAALLAVLIGASAYVSIPLPVSPVPFTLQVLFVFLAGLVLGPVWGAVSMVLYLAAGAIGVPVFAGGVGGVGHLFGYTGGYLWSYPIAAFVIGLLVHQGWRVRDPATIQKTTLAAALLVGLGIIYGLGVPWLAWVQSLSLAEAAIIGMAYYVPLDLVKLAAAIAIVRSERIPVA; encoded by the coding sequence ATGGCTACGTCAACCGAAAACGTCGACCTCGTCGGCGGCGACGTCGTGCGTTCGTTCGCTCGAGCTGCCCTGTTAGCGGTGTTGATCGGCGCGAGCGCCTACGTATCGATTCCACTGCCGGTTTCGCCGGTCCCGTTCACGCTCCAGGTGTTGTTCGTCTTCCTCGCAGGACTGGTGCTCGGGCCCGTCTGGGGCGCCGTCTCGATGGTGCTGTACCTCGCCGCCGGTGCGATCGGCGTTCCCGTCTTCGCAGGGGGCGTAGGCGGCGTCGGTCACCTGTTCGGCTACACCGGGGGATACCTCTGGTCGTACCCGATCGCGGCGTTCGTTATCGGCCTCCTCGTCCACCAGGGCTGGCGGGTTCGAGACCCCGCGACGATACAGAAAACGACGCTCGCCGCGGCGCTGCTGGTTGGCCTCGGTATCATCTACGGCCTCGGCGTCCCGTGGCTCGCCTGGGTCCAGAGCCTCTCGTTGGCCGAGGCGGCCATCATCGGCATGGCGTACTACGTTCCCCTCGACCTCGTAAAACTCGCCGCCGCGATCGCGATCGTTCGGAGCGAACGGATTCCCGTCGCCTAG
- a CDS encoding energy-coupling factor ABC transporter ATP-binding protein translates to MIEFRDVRYEIEGVTVLESISLEIGSDEFVVLAGANGSGKTTLLRHCNGLLTPTTGTVLVDGTPVTDDLVAARTAVGMVFQHPRDQFVAATVGADVAFGPENLGLERAEIDRRVADALEAVRLEGREAGRIHTLSGGEQSRVAIAGALAMEPTHLVLDEPFTGLDDPARRAVLERLAALSRQGTGIVLATHDLRDVLELADRVIVMRNGAIAIDKPPADARDSLEGESFAVRAPGSGSRVGD, encoded by the coding sequence ATGATCGAATTTCGCGACGTTCGCTACGAGATCGAGGGCGTCACCGTCCTCGAGTCCATCTCGCTCGAGATCGGGAGCGACGAGTTTGTCGTCCTCGCGGGGGCGAACGGGAGCGGGAAGACGACGCTCCTGCGTCACTGCAACGGTCTGCTGACGCCGACGACGGGGACGGTCCTCGTCGATGGCACGCCGGTCACCGACGACCTCGTGGCCGCCCGCACGGCCGTGGGAATGGTCTTCCAGCACCCACGAGACCAGTTCGTCGCCGCCACGGTCGGCGCGGACGTCGCGTTCGGACCCGAGAACCTCGGCCTGGAGCGGGCCGAAATCGATCGCCGTGTAGCGGACGCGCTCGAAGCCGTCCGACTCGAGGGTCGCGAGGCCGGCCGAATCCACACTCTCTCTGGGGGCGAACAGTCCCGCGTCGCCATCGCGGGCGCGCTCGCGATGGAGCCGACCCACCTCGTCCTGGATGAACCGTTCACCGGCCTCGACGACCCTGCCCGGCGGGCCGTCCTCGAGCGCCTGGCTGCCCTCTCCCGGCAGGGAACCGGAATCGTCCTCGCAACCCACGACCTGCGGGACGTCCTCGAACTGGCCGACCGGGTGATCGTTATGCGAAACGGCGCGATCGCGATCGATAAACCACCGGCCGACGCTCGCGATTCTCTCGAGGGCGAATCATTTGCCGTTCGCGCGCCCGGCAGCGGTTCGCGAGTCGGGGACTGA
- a CDS encoding energy-coupling factor transporter transmembrane component T family protein, which yields MLGYEPDDTLAHRLDPRSKLAVQIGFSVAALAHLSPRLLAALTVLAVGFLWSADVSPLRALVAYRFALPFLLAAPVVAALSLGPPWLEPGDAIEPMLASYRVLLIVLVSAAYVRSTPVRASRAAIQRTIPGKPGQVLGMGVALVFRFLPVLRADLRSIRDASAARLGTERGLLERVTHLGVTALERAFLRADRLAIAMQARCFAWNPTLPELALTRLDVPAFGLAVALTVSAFL from the coding sequence ATGCTCGGTTACGAACCCGACGACACGCTCGCCCACCGCCTCGATCCGCGGTCGAAACTCGCCGTCCAGATCGGGTTCTCCGTCGCGGCGCTGGCTCACCTCTCGCCGCGACTGCTCGCGGCACTCACCGTCCTCGCGGTGGGGTTCCTGTGGTCTGCGGACGTTTCGCCGCTTCGTGCGCTCGTCGCCTACCGGTTCGCGCTGCCGTTTCTGCTCGCGGCCCCGGTCGTCGCTGCGCTCTCTCTCGGCCCGCCCTGGCTCGAGCCTGGCGACGCGATCGAGCCGATGCTTGCGAGCTACCGCGTCCTGTTGATCGTCCTCGTCAGCGCCGCCTACGTGCGCTCGACGCCGGTTCGCGCCTCTCGGGCGGCTATCCAGCGAACGATTCCGGGGAAACCCGGCCAGGTGCTGGGAATGGGCGTCGCGCTCGTCTTTCGGTTTCTCCCCGTGCTCCGGGCCGATCTGCGGTCAATCCGGGACGCCTCTGCGGCTCGACTGGGGACCGAACGGGGCTTGCTCGAGCGGGTAACCCACCTCGGGGTGACGGCCCTCGAGCGAGCGTTCCTCCGGGCCGACCGACTGGCGATCGCAATGCAGGCGCGGTGTTTCGCCTGGAACCCGACGCTCCCGGAACTCGCGCTCACACGACTCGACGTGCCAGCGTTCGGGCTTGCCGTCGCGCTAACGGTATCGGCGTTCCTCTAG
- a CDS encoding lipoate--protein ligase family protein, with protein MPATPPVCVLRGRKPTIDADRAASERLLEIAAAGRPAVRVWTPHKQVAFGRRDARREGYERAREAADERGFPPVERNVGGRAVAYDGVQVMAFARAEPVADFRRGTDERYERLTADVESALAALGVEPIRGEPDDSFCPGAHSLSLEAGGTRRKVVGIAQRVTSDAALVSGILLVEASNEIRDVLEAVYDALEVAFDPKSVGGVTDGSAVSPERVRRVLESALVGERERILEELDA; from the coding sequence ATGCCAGCGACTCCGCCGGTTTGCGTCCTCCGGGGCCGGAAGCCGACCATCGACGCCGACCGTGCGGCGAGCGAACGGCTCCTGGAGATCGCCGCCGCGGGACGACCGGCGGTTCGCGTCTGGACGCCCCACAAACAGGTCGCGTTCGGCCGCCGCGACGCCCGCCGCGAGGGGTACGAACGGGCCCGCGAGGCCGCCGACGAACGCGGGTTCCCACCGGTCGAGCGCAACGTCGGCGGTCGAGCGGTCGCCTACGACGGCGTTCAGGTGATGGCGTTCGCCCGCGCCGAACCCGTCGCGGACTTTCGGCGAGGGACCGACGAGCGCTACGAACGGCTCACGGCCGATGTCGAATCGGCCCTCGCAGCCCTCGGCGTCGAACCGATTCGCGGCGAGCCCGACGACTCCTTCTGTCCGGGGGCCCACTCCCTCTCGCTCGAGGCGGGCGGGACGCGTCGCAAGGTCGTCGGCATCGCCCAGCGAGTGACGAGCGACGCCGCCCTCGTCTCGGGCATTCTGCTCGTCGAGGCAAGCAACGAAATCCGAGACGTCCTCGAGGCCGTCTACGACGCGCTCGAGGTGGCGTTCGATCCGAAATCAGTGGGTGGTGTCACAGACGGCTCGGCCGTCTCTCCCGAACGGGTGCGGCGCGTCCTCGAGTCGGCACTCGTCGGCGAGCGGGAACGCATTCTCGAGGAACTCGACGCCTAG
- a CDS encoding OBG GTPase family GTP-binding protein yields the protein MGLEEDIQAIEDEIANTPYNKSTEAHIGRLKSKLAEKKEKLQNQSSAGGGTGYSVEKTGDATVGLVGFPSVGKSSLLNSLTNAESETGEYEFTTLDVNPGMCKHRGANIQLLDVPGLIEGAATGKGDGKQVLSVVRNADLILFVLSVFEIEQYERLQEELYNINIRVDKKPPRVTVRPKIKDGIKITSSADQDLDEATIKEVLRDQGYVNADLNLGEKVDIDRLIDGLMENREYIPSITCVNKVDLITPEYKETVDEQLRERGLDPGEVTFISAEEERGLDALKDRMWNNLDLIRVYMDKPGRGVDYEEPLVIPAGSTIEDAVDKLGGEFEERFRFARVSGPSATHDKQQVGDQHVLEDEDVLKLILRR from the coding sequence ATGGGGCTCGAGGAGGACATCCAGGCAATCGAGGACGAAATCGCCAACACGCCCTACAACAAGTCGACCGAGGCACACATCGGTCGGCTGAAATCGAAGCTCGCCGAGAAGAAAGAGAAGCTCCAGAACCAGTCTTCGGCGGGCGGCGGCACGGGCTACTCCGTCGAGAAGACCGGCGACGCGACGGTCGGCCTCGTCGGGTTTCCGAGCGTCGGCAAGTCCTCACTGTTGAACTCGCTAACCAACGCCGAGAGCGAGACCGGCGAGTACGAGTTCACCACCCTCGATGTCAATCCCGGAATGTGCAAACACCGCGGTGCGAACATCCAGCTCCTCGACGTGCCCGGTCTGATCGAAGGCGCGGCGACCGGGAAAGGCGACGGCAAGCAAGTGCTCTCGGTCGTCCGAAACGCCGACCTCATCCTCTTCGTCCTCTCGGTGTTCGAAATCGAGCAGTACGAGCGCCTCCAGGAGGAGCTGTACAACATCAACATCCGGGTCGACAAGAAACCGCCCCGGGTGACCGTCCGGCCGAAGATCAAAGACGGCATCAAGATCACCTCCAGCGCCGACCAGGACCTGGACGAGGCCACGATCAAGGAGGTCCTGCGCGACCAGGGCTACGTCAACGCCGACCTCAACCTCGGAGAGAAAGTCGACATCGACCGCCTGATCGACGGCCTGATGGAAAACCGGGAGTACATCCCGTCGATCACCTGCGTCAACAAGGTCGACCTGATCACCCCGGAGTACAAGGAGACCGTCGACGAGCAACTCCGCGAGCGCGGCCTCGACCCCGGTGAGGTCACGTTCATCAGCGCCGAAGAAGAGAGGGGACTCGACGCGCTCAAGGATCGCATGTGGAACAACCTCGACCTGATCCGGGTCTACATGGACAAACCAGGACGAGGGGTCGACTACGAGGAACCGCTCGTCATCCCGGCAGGGTCGACCATCGAGGATGCCGTCGACAAACTCGGCGGCGAGTTCGAGGAGCGATTCCGGTTCGCGCGGGTGTCGGGTCCCAGCGCGACCCACGACAAACAGCAGGTGGGCGACCAGCACGTCCTGGAGGACGAGGACGTGTTGAAGCTGATTTTGCGCCGGTAG
- a CDS encoding tRNA(Ile)(2)-agmatinylcytidine synthase: MTVVGLDDTDSRERGMCTTYVATEVASRLAEQTDATVERLLLVRLNPAVEHKTRGNAALAIHLGHDQECDPETAFEVARATLEDLAETADDRTNPGLVVAGHAPDEVPDGVSAFTLSAIRDHLSIAEATTLADDHGYRRWGAGNGRGQIGALAAVGAWVALEERDWTHEYISYREPERWGTPRTVDEESVFAAAEEGYPTVWDTVDRAEGETVCVPHTPGPILHGIRGDDPEAVRTVSRSIGSEPVARTQRFVTNQGTDVHLKDGSTLESLAAVRDGRAYRLEGRVAGEPETRQGGHVFFKLVDPANGDISPASSVEATETLTCAAFEPTKRFRDRVRALRVGDRLTVCGEVARGTLKLEKFAVRDLVETERVTPTCESCGRRMKSAGRGQGYRCRDCGTAAETKVDRPLERDLDVGWYEVPPCARRHVAKPLVRGGFDGPTHPER; encoded by the coding sequence ATGACCGTCGTCGGCCTCGACGATACGGACTCCCGCGAGCGCGGAATGTGTACGACCTACGTCGCGACCGAAGTGGCGAGCCGCCTGGCTGAACAGACGGACGCGACCGTCGAGCGCCTGCTCCTGGTCCGCCTCAACCCTGCCGTCGAACACAAGACTCGCGGGAACGCCGCCCTCGCGATCCACCTCGGCCACGACCAGGAGTGCGATCCAGAGACGGCCTTCGAGGTCGCCCGGGCGACGCTCGAGGATCTCGCGGAGACCGCGGACGATCGAACGAATCCAGGACTGGTCGTCGCCGGCCACGCTCCCGACGAGGTTCCCGACGGCGTGAGCGCGTTCACGCTGTCGGCGATCCGCGACCACCTGTCGATTGCCGAGGCCACGACGCTGGCCGATGACCACGGCTATCGCCGATGGGGGGCGGGCAACGGCCGCGGACAGATCGGCGCGCTGGCGGCGGTCGGCGCCTGGGTCGCCCTCGAGGAGCGGGACTGGACCCACGAGTATATCTCGTATCGGGAACCGGAACGGTGGGGAACGCCGCGAACGGTCGACGAGGAGAGCGTCTTCGCGGCCGCCGAGGAAGGGTATCCGACCGTATGGGACACCGTCGACCGGGCCGAGGGCGAGACGGTCTGCGTACCGCACACGCCGGGGCCGATCCTGCACGGGATCCGCGGCGACGACCCGGAAGCCGTCCGGACCGTCTCCAGATCCATCGGGAGCGAACCGGTCGCCCGAACCCAGCGGTTCGTGACCAACCAGGGAACCGATGTCCACCTCAAGGACGGGTCGACCCTCGAGTCGCTCGCGGCAGTCCGAGACGGGCGGGCCTACCGCCTCGAAGGCCGGGTCGCCGGCGAGCCCGAAACGCGACAGGGTGGGCACGTCTTCTTCAAGCTAGTCGACCCAGCCAACGGCGATATTTCGCCCGCCTCGAGCGTAGAGGCGACCGAGACGCTCACCTGCGCCGCCTTCGAGCCCACCAAACGCTTTCGCGACCGGGTTCGCGCCCTGCGGGTCGGCGACCGGCTCACCGTCTGTGGCGAGGTTGCCCGTGGTACTCTGAAGCTCGAGAAGTTCGCGGTTCGTGACCTCGTCGAAACCGAGCGCGTGACGCCGACCTGCGAGTCCTGTGGCCGACGGATGAAGAGCGCCGGTCGGGGCCAGGGATACCGGTGTCGCGACTGCGGGACGGCGGCGGAGACGAAGGTCGACCGACCCCTCGAGCGCGACCTCGATGTCGGGTGGTACGAGGTGCCTCCGTGTGCGCGACGCCACGTCGCGAAACCGCTGGTCAGAGGGGGGTTCGACGGGCCGACGCACCCGGAGCGGTGA
- a CDS encoding transcriptional regulator → MSRSALVGNVTAMLEDAGFTVSDRCAIRPKSFDIAARRGEDLILVKILGNVDAFNQATGHEMRRLGTYLEATPLVIGLRSRDEDLKPDVVYFRHGVPVFSPDTAYSLFVEGVPPLIYAAPGGLYVNIDGDLLADERESREWSLGQLANELGVSRRTVSKYEDGMNASIEVAMALEDLFDAPLTSPVDVLEGTEDVRERDATPEEPDADPDDEEVVAVLTRAGYRVHPTLRSPFKAVSQDEADDEDVVLTGHSQFTKAAEKRARIMSSIGQVTHTQSVYVVDRAKQENVDGTALVEREELEGLDDAAELRKVIRERAKREEAA, encoded by the coding sequence ATGTCCCGATCCGCACTGGTCGGCAACGTCACCGCGATGCTCGAGGACGCGGGCTTTACGGTGAGCGACCGGTGTGCAATTCGCCCGAAGAGCTTCGACATCGCGGCCCGCCGCGGCGAGGACCTGATCCTCGTGAAGATCCTCGGCAACGTCGATGCCTTTAACCAGGCAACCGGCCACGAGATGCGCCGACTCGGCACCTACCTCGAGGCGACGCCGCTGGTCATCGGCCTGCGCAGTCGCGACGAGGACCTCAAACCCGACGTGGTCTACTTCCGCCACGGCGTCCCGGTATTCAGCCCCGACACGGCCTACAGCCTGTTCGTAGAGGGCGTCCCGCCGCTGATCTACGCCGCCCCAGGCGGTCTCTACGTCAACATCGACGGCGACTTGCTGGCCGACGAGCGCGAATCTCGCGAGTGGAGCCTGGGCCAGCTGGCGAACGAACTCGGCGTCTCCCGCCGGACGGTCTCGAAGTACGAGGACGGCATGAACGCCTCCATCGAGGTCGCGATGGCGCTCGAGGATCTCTTCGACGCGCCCCTGACCAGCCCGGTCGACGTCCTGGAGGGCACGGAGGACGTTCGCGAGCGCGACGCGACGCCCGAAGAGCCAGACGCCGACCCCGACGACGAGGAGGTCGTCGCGGTCCTCACGCGGGCGGGCTACCGGGTCCACCCGACGCTGCGCTCGCCGTTCAAGGCCGTCAGCCAGGACGAGGCCGACGACGAGGACGTCGTCCTCACCGGCCACTCTCAGTTTACCAAGGCGGCGGAGAAACGCGCCCGGATCATGAGTTCCATCGGCCAGGTTACCCACACTCAGTCGGTCTACGTCGTCGACCGTGCGAAGCAAGAGAACGTCGACGGGACGGCGTTAGTCGAGCGTGAGGAACTCGAAGGCCTGGACGACGCCGCGGAACTCAGGAAGGTGATTCGTGAGCGGGCGAAGCGAGAAGAAGCGGCCTGA
- a CDS encoding DUF7504 family protein — protein sequence MTDGYDIAGVLPDGLLEEVAPGTNVAVIGPSMSGKRELALRLLATGYEAGDGILCITTGNAERLFSNLDRHVASLDRKQVGVINCGGGTTRPTIEEMTESVSSPADLTGISIGTAKLFNRFHERGVSDIRYGLISVSSILQHLDSNTVFKFLYVFANRVNDTNGLGIYTLNDDTHDTQIINTVRGQFDGVIELQETGAGNWECRVRGFGRKSTAWTAFE from the coding sequence ATGACCGACGGGTACGACATCGCAGGAGTACTCCCCGACGGGTTGCTCGAGGAGGTCGCGCCGGGGACGAACGTCGCGGTCATCGGGCCGTCGATGAGCGGGAAACGCGAGCTAGCGCTTCGTCTGCTCGCGACCGGTTACGAAGCGGGTGACGGCATTCTGTGCATTACAACAGGTAACGCAGAACGACTGTTCAGCAACCTCGATCGACACGTCGCGTCGCTGGATCGAAAGCAGGTCGGCGTCATCAACTGCGGTGGGGGTACCACCCGACCGACGATCGAGGAGATGACGGAGTCAGTCTCCTCACCAGCCGACCTGACCGGGATCAGCATCGGGACGGCCAAACTATTCAACCGATTTCACGAACGAGGCGTTTCGGACATCAGGTACGGCCTCATCTCCGTTTCGTCCATCCTCCAGCACCTCGATAGCAACACCGTGTTCAAGTTCCTGTACGTCTTTGCCAACCGAGTAAACGACACGAACGGCCTCGGGATCTACACGCTCAACGACGACACACACGACACACAGATCATCAACACGGTCCGGGGCCAGTTCGACGGGGTCATCGAACTACAGGAAACAGGTGCCGGCAACTGGGAGTGTCGCGTTCGCGGGTTCGGCCGAAAATCGACCGCCTGGACAGCGTTCGAGTAG